One window of Elaeis guineensis isolate ETL-2024a chromosome 11, EG11, whole genome shotgun sequence genomic DNA carries:
- the LOC105054394 gene encoding chaperone protein dnaJ 11, chloroplastic produces the protein MPILSFPDLLTAIMIAASSQILGLRIIPSPPRSAAPPSPRSATSLRSPRISAAYTAAAERRPPPAALSPASNSFASLYDVLGLPSGATGQEIKAAYRRLARACHPDVLATDRKGTSADEFIRIHAAYSTLSDPDKRADYDRKLLLLLGRHRRTIRHSPQATPSSSSFQPFSRSPSFPGYGRRTWETDQCW, from the coding sequence ATGCCGATCCTATCGTTCCCGGATTTATTGACTGCTATCATGATCGCCGCGTCCTCCCAGATCCTCGGCCTGCGGATCATCCCTTCTCCCCCGCGCTCCGCCGCTCCTCCCTCCCCTCGATCCGCCACCTCCCTCCGCTCGCCGCGCATCTCCGCGGCGTACACGGCCGCGGCGGAGCGCCGGCCCCCGCCCGCCGCCCTATCTCCGGCTTCGAACTCCTTCGCGTCGCTCTACGACGTGCTCGGCCTCCCCTCAGGCGCTACCGGCCAGGAGATCAAGGCCGCGTACCGGCGGCTGGCGCGGGCGTGCCACCCGGACGTCCTGGCCACCGACCGGAAGGGCACCTCGGCCGACGAGTTCATCCGGATTCACGCGGCCTACTCCACCCTGTCCGATCCCGACAAGCGCGCCGACTACGACcgcaagctcctcctcctcctcggccGCCACCGCCGGACCATCCGCCACTCGCCACAAGCGACgccctcttcctcctccttccaGCCTTTCTCGCGCTCCCCTTCTTTCCCCGGCTACGGACGCCGGACCTGGGAGACCGACCAGTGCTGGTAG